The window CTGAAAAAATGAGTAAGTATTAAGTTGAACTTTTtagaaagctgttcaaatgatgcaaaactatTATCAATGAATAGAATATGTACGGGAAGTCCAGCTGGACTGCTCCAAAACAAACTTCCTCACTGCACCTTTGTacacttgacaataaacttgaacatgataaCAAATTGCAAATTGACATCAAGATTTGTTGCCTCAATAACCAAAACTCCAGTCCCTCCTGGTGTTTCAGTGAGTGATCTTTAAATATTCCACACTCTGCAAATTTTCtgtgtgaacttgctggtgtttcACCAAGTTGTTCAACTGGGTGAACTCCTTTCCACACTCGGAGCAGGTGAACGGCCGCTCCCTGGcgtggacccgctggtgtctcAGCAGGTGGGAGGTCTGGGTGAAGCTCTTCCCACACCAagagcaggtgaatggcctctccccagtgtgggcccgctggtgggtcagcaggctgGAGGACTGGGCAAACCCCTTTCCACACTCGGGGCAAACAAATGGCCTTTCCCCAGAGTGcacccgctggtggatcagcaCCTGGGAGGAATGGGTGAATCCCTTCCCGCAGTCagagcaggtgaatggcctctccccggtgtgaacccgctggtggatAAGCAGGTTGGAGTACTGGGTGAACCCCTTTCCACACTCAGCGCAAATGAAAGGCCTCTCCCCagagtggacccgctggtgcctCTGCAGGTGGCCGGATtgggtgaagcccttcccacattcagggcaggtgaagggcctctccccagtgtggcccCGCTGGTGCCTCCGCAGGTGGGATGACTCAGTGAAGCATTTCCCGCACTCAGGGCAGATGAagggtctctccccagtgtggacccgctggtgggctCGTAGGTTGGAGGTATGGGTGAAGCACTTCCCACACTCGAGGCAGATGAACggcttctccccggtgtggacccgctggtgggccaGCAGGCTGGATGTCCGGGTGAAACCCTTCCCACAGTCAGTGCAAGTGAAcggtctctccccggtgtggactcgCCGGTGTATTTCAAGGTTGGACCTGTTGGTGAAGGCTACCTCACACTCGGGACAGGCGAACggcttttccccagtgtggactcgctggtgggtcagcaggttggGGATCTGAGCGAACCCTTTGCCGCACTCTGGGCAGGTGaaaggcctctccccagtgtgaacccgccgGTGTATCTCAAGGCTGGACAACAtgctgaagcccttgccgcattctgggcaggtgaagggcctctccccggtgtggacccgccggTGTTTCGTTAACTGACTCGACCACTTAAAGTTCTTCCCGCAGTCGGAGCACTGAAACGGGTTCATTGCTGTGGGATGagatgtgaccaggggataaattaaTGCAGTCCTCCCCCAGGGctcacagctgtgctcagccCGATGGAGGTTCCCAGAGAGCAGGGCAGCAGGTTAAATCAACAGAGGCTAGGGCTAGGTCTGGGACTAGGGGGAAAGTGTCCTCTAGCTGTGCATTGCAAGCCCTGGAACCACAGCAGCCCTCTGTTCCAGCACTTGGCACTGAATTGCTTTCGGTACCTAACAAGCGCTTTGCCCCAGAAGGCGCATGAACGGAGCTCAGAACTGTGCAAGCAGAGCCCTTTGCAGAGGGTGGGACATTGTGGTCAGAGATGTGATCGTGAACCTTGGGGTGGTGAGAAAACCCCCACCTTGGAAATGAAGGTGGGGAGAGTGATGGCTGGGTGCTAAGAGCTGGGGTTCCCTCTGACACACAGGGACCGATTTAAAATCCAGGTGAGGAAACCTCCCCCGATGCTGCGAAGTTCATGGATGCGAtgtctgttgctgactgtaatacAAGAAGATCATAACCTGGTtaagccatttggcccctcaaacgcatcctgccattccatcatgctgatttactatcctttttaaccccattctcctgccttaaccccattctcctgccttttcccccaaccTTTGATTCTCTTCCTACCAccaccttaaatatccccaatgaattggcctccacaactgctcgtggcaacaaattcaccaccgtctgcataaagaaatccctcctctctgttctaaagTGTTGTTTTGtattgaggctgtgccctctggtcagactcccccaccacaggaaacatcctctccacatccactatatccaggcctttcagatcTCCTTGAGTTTCATTGAGACtccaccctcattcttctaaactccagtgactaCAATCCCAGAGCCTTTGAATTCTCTTTATATGAAAATCCGTCACTCCAGGGATCATCCTTGGAAACCTCCTGTGGCCCCTCTCCAATTGATATGGAGCCCAAAGCAGAACTTTCACCAATGCTTCATAAAACCTCAGCACACCCCTGCTTTTACTTAGACACACCGtggtgtaacaggccctttcagcccacgagtccatgctgtccaattacacccaattaacctataacccccagtacattttgaacataggacgaaactggagcacccatggaaaatccacgcagacatggtgagaacacagggagaacataccttacagacagtgcaggattcaaaccccattcttgctcactggcgctgtaacagatggcactaagattggaggagttgtggacagcaaaaggtttcaaagcttgcaaagggatctggaccagctgggaaaatggcagatggaatttaatgcatctgcaaggacaaaccaagaaaggacatacacggtttatggtagggcactgaagggtgagggatctgggaatacaaatacataattctctgaaagtggcatcactggAGGATTgcgttgtaaagagagcttttggcatattggccttcataaagcttaagtattgagttcaagagttggaatgttatggtaaagttgtacgagACACTGGTGAGGCAAAGTTccgatcacctaactacaggaaaaatatcagtaagatagagtacagagatttactaggaagttgcctggaactgagttacatgaAAAGGTTAAGGCTttcttccctggagtgtagaagaatgaggggagatttaatagatatttaaaattatgtggatTATTGGCAGAATAAATGTAgctaggcttttttcactgaggataggtgagatacaatccaAGGACatgggtgagaggggaaaagtttaaggggatcggtactccaccttgagtactgaggagggggatagtcagactatagtgggcagaggtgtggtgtcaacctctgtgacccagaaaggtagggataaaaggaaaagggcgatagttataggggattcaatagttaggaggacagacagaggtttttgtggacacGATAAGGaaaactggatggtggtttgcctccctggtgccagggtccgtcCAGGATGCACGTTCAGAGTTTTTCTAAGGAGGGtatcaggaatgttgatgaaggaaaggctatggatgttgtccacatggactttagttatGCTGCTGAcatggtcccacatggaaggttagtcaggaaggttcatggtgaagtagtgaactggattcgtcAATGTCTGGACTAggaagccaaagagtagtggtagaaGATTAGCCAGGGTCCATCCGGGATGCGCGTTCAGAACAtcataaaaggggagggtgaggagcctgaggttgttgtacatgttggtaccaatgatgttggaaggaagaaggaagtggtcctgcagaatgagtatagggagttgggtagggagcttaaaaggaggaccactaTGGGGGTAATcactgtgccacgtgacagtgaaggcagaaatagaattaggtggaggttaaatgcatggctaaaggggtggagtaagagacagggtttcaagttcttggaccactgggacctttttgggggaagatgggacctataccataataaTGGTTACATCTTAATCcgagagggaccagtctcctggtgggaGCATTTGCTAGGACtgtcagggtggggggggtggtttaaactACTATGGTTGAGGACAGGGTTTtaagttaggcaggacagcagggtgagggttagtaggctaaggaaagagacacatttgaataatttgagggaggaaaagcaggaagtagtaaaaagatgttgtagtgaaaattgtgagaatggaagagaggaggatatgcagaaggtaggatgtaggagatccctgagatgtatttatattaatgcgaggagcgtagtaaggaagctggatgagctaaaggtatggattgacatgtggcattatgatgttgtggtcattagcgagacgtggttgaaggaaggttgtgactgccagttgaatgttccaggatttcgttgctttagatgtgacagagttggtggattaagagggggaggtgtggcattacttgtcagggaggatattacagcagtgctgaggcaaggtagactggagggcttgtCGAGGgagtcagtgtgggtagagctgaaaaataagtagggtgaggttactattatgggggtatattataggcctccaaatgaggaaagggaactagaagagcaaatgtgcaaggaaataggtgagaaatagggtggtgttggttggggatttcaattttccaaacatagattgggaaatgcagtcagggcaggatggcttagtatttatgcattgtgttcaggattgttttttgCAGCAacatgttgagacgccaactagagggggaaCGGTTTTAGATCTGTtcggggcaggtgacggaggtaagcgttggagagaacttcggatccagtgatcatgggtccattagctttagtttaatgatggaaagggataggtcgggtccgaggttgaaggtcttcgagtgggggaaggccagatttggagatatgagaagggatttgcagagtgttgtgtgggctgatctttttgccagaaaggatgtagaggaaatttgggagattttgagagtacaggatctttatgttccagtcaggccaaagggaaagactaaaggttcgagggaaccgtggttttctgatgaaattaagaagttggttcgggtcaagtgggaggcctataccaaatataaaaaaaacaagggattgaggaaatgtatggtcgttacttagattgcaggaagatccttaagagggaaattagaaaggtatgaggagtccatagctaataagacgaaggtgaatcctaagggtttttacagattatgtgaacagtaaaaggagggtgaaggatagaataggtccacttgATGATAGGACCAGtaaactatgtcaggaaccatatgagatgggagaaatattgaacaattttttctcatccgtattcacgagggaaagggacattgggctatacaagataagagaggcaaagagcttagttatgaaaaggatagggattagtaaagtgagattTTTGGAgtttctagggtcaattaaggtagataagtctcttggtcctgatgggatttttcccaggactttaagggaggtcagggggcactgacagtgatttttcaaagatcactggaggagggggtggtaccacaggattggaggattgcaaatgttgttccattgttcaaaaaaaggtgtaagccaagtaattatcggccagtaagtttgacttcagtggtggggaaggttatgaagggtattcttcttcttcttcaagaTAGGatatatgcatatctggataggcagggattgattaggggcacccagcatgggtttgtaacaggaaagtcatgtttgacgaaccttgttgagttttttgaggaagtgacaaaaaaggtgtaTGAAGGTAGAGCTGTGGATGTGATCTTTTTGgaatttagtaaggcttttgataaggttccgcatggaaggttaataaggaaggttcagtcactaggaattagtagagagattgtgacatgggttcataagtggctgggagatagacagcagagagtcatggtggacaactgtatgttgtttaaacatatttaaaattcggttagataaattttgacatgatagaggaattaggggatatggggagaaggcaggtaggtggagttaggtcatgaattagatcagccatgatcgtattgaatggcggagcaggctcgatgggccatttttggcctactcctgttcctacttcctatgttcctatgtcaggttggaagcctgtgacaagcggggtacctcagggattggtgctgctgggtcccttgtttatcatttatattaatgatttagaggagggtgtggttaactaggtaagcaaatatgcagatgatatgaaaatagggggaatgGTGGATAATgaagtagattttcttggattacagaaggatttgatttgtttggaagagtgggctgaaagatggcagatggaattcaatgtagacaagtgtgaggtgttgcatttcggtaaaaataaccagaataggacatatacagttaaggagaggtcattgaggcacgcagaggagcagagggacctgggggttatggtacagagttcactgaaggtagattcccatgtagacagggtggttaagaaggcatacggtatgctggcctttagtatcgagtataggagctgggaggtgatgctgcagctgtttaaggcattcctgaggccaggtttggagtattgtgctcagttctggtctccaagttatagaaaggatatagataaggtggaggtaatgcagagaaggttggcaaggatgttgcctggtttacagcatcttgattacagggagagattaagaagactgggactttattcattggaatgtagacaactgagaggggacttgatagaggtgttttttaaatttttttttcacactataaaccatattgatcaagaaacatacattttccttcttaaatatatagtgtcattttctccccctcccctccctcccctccctacctcccctccctccctcccctccctacctcccctccctccctacctccccccctccctccctccccacctcccctccctccctcccctccctccctacctcccctccctccctacctcccctcccatttatttaaagttcagaatataagatacattaaacccgtcaaacaatgttgtcactcaataaacaagaaattccactgagtcagttcttttcattctcttctccttctgtcattttaggtggtagatgtccacggtaggttttcccTATTATgattcatgtatggctcccatatttgttcaaatattgtaatgttatttcttaaattataggttattttttctaatggaatacatttattcatttctatataccattgttgtatctttggcttggcttcgcggacgaagatttatggagggggtaaaaagtccacgtcagctacaggctcgtttgtggctgacaagtccgatgcgggacaggcagacacgattgcagcggttgcaggggaaaattggttggttggggttgggtgttgggtttttcctcctttgccttttgtcagtgaggtgggctctgcggtcttcttcaaaggaggttgctgcccgccaaactgtgaggtgccaagatgcacggtttgaggcgttatcagcccactggcggtggtcaatgtggcaggcatcaagagatttctttaggcagtccttgtaccttttctttggtgcacctctgtcacggtggccagtggagagcttgccatataacacgatcttgggaaggcgatggtcctccattctggagacgtgacccatccagcgcagctggatcttcagcagcgtggactcgatgctgtcgacctctgccatctcgagtacttcgacgttagggatgtaagcgctccaatggatgttgaggatggagcggagacgacgctggtggaagcgttctaggagccataggtggtgccggtagaggacccatgattcggagccgaacaggagtgtgggtatgacaacggctctgtatacgcttatctttgtgaggtttttcagttggttgtttttccagactcttttgtgtagtcttccaaaggcgctatttgccttggcgagtctgttgtctatctcattgtcgatccttgcatctgatgaaatggtgcagccgagataggtaaactggttgaccgttttgagttttgtgtgcccgatggagatgtgggggggctggtagtcatggtggggagctggctgatggaggacctcagttttcttcaggctgacttccaggccaaacattttggcagtttccgcaaagcaggacgtcaagcgctgaagagctgcctctgaatgggcaactaaagcggcatcgtctgcaaagagtagttcacggacaagtttctcttgtgtcttggtgtgaacatcatgagttgggaccggaggaGTCActcagtactaaggagtaacaggatgcaggtgtgaccttgtacgctcaagataagtgtggcaataacaagatgatgtgcagcagactaacagagaagggtagcaacagcttattcattggacaatgtaatggtatgataatttactaagtgcgtgtcctgaggtataaaaaaaaacaccacttgctgatatcgggagaatgcgctgttagttgcaagtgttacattccggtaataaagaaccttgatttcgactcagtctggtgtccgactaactcattctcgaacaaagcagacctaacaatactcaagtcatcttctaatttccaggctgacataatacttttttttgctacagctagggctatcataacaaatcttttttgtgaaccatccaaatcaagtccaaattctttgttttttatgttacttaggaggtagatctctgggttttttggtatattgctttttgtgattttatttaatatctggtttagatcttcccaaatttttttcactttctcacatgtccaaattgcatgaattgttgttcccatttcctttttacagcgaaaacatctgtcagatactgttgggtcccatttatttaattttgaggtataatgtatagcctgtgtatccagttatattgtatcatacgtaaccttgtgtttattgtatttctcatagttcctgagcataacttctgccatgtttcattctttatctttatgtttagatcttgttcccatttttgtttagttttaccatttgtttcctcattctccttttattgtagtttatttttattgtagttTTTGATTAtcgttgtgtctgtaatcacatattcaaaattacttccctctgcttccctatttgtccttcaagtaggatttcagttgggaGGAGtcagtcacatgatggagtagtggccagtcggggaactccagccctctccagaaaagtttaaaaaaaaagtgaaaaagcgaaggcacaaacacaaaaatcaaaataaagtgaaaataaaggtgtggagaagatggcagcgaaaaaagaaaagccaaaagcaatgggaagaggagaagaagaaaagatgtcagaagaaggtgaaggccttacctgtccgaggaggcccgccgcagagagagaagcccgctccctcaggtcagttgaagccctgaactcgggactacaaaaatggctcacggagccaaataaaagagcgcaaccgcgcatgcgcgaggagtcgcgcatgcgcgatgcacaagacaaaaataacactgatgcgaggggggaccagctgaggagttgatctccacagctgaaattgacagctacaacaaagcagcaagaggaaaacacagaaaataacgagagcaagagagtaaaaagaaatcaaagaaacaacagatgaccaacccagaggaagaagaccagcagcaagacacttctaataaaaataagaagaccaaaaatacccaacaaaataaaacaaacaaaccaacaagaaaaccagaagagacagaggtaaaggacacagatcctggaatggactcagaagaagaagaggaagaacatagagaaatggaaggtgaagggaagggcaaaaaaatggatatatttttttaaaagaatatatggaatcagtaaaagaatggcagtcacaagaattcagtgaaataaaaagaagagtaaaaagtacagaagaaaaaatgaatagagatgatcatgtcagatataggaaaaagagtggacaaggtggaagaacgagaaacagccgtagaaatggaagtagaggacttaaaaaaagaaattagaagaatctgataaaaaagttagagacacaagagctgttagctcagaagatagatataatggaaaattataataaaagaaacaatACAAAGATAGTgcgccttaaggaagatgaagaaggcaagaatatgagagaatttataaaagaatggatccccagggtcctaggaagaccagaattacaggaagaaatggaaatagaaagggcacacagaacattagcccctaaaccacaaccacaacaaaaattcttaacatatacaacaagagaaaatatattggagaaagcaatgaggaaaataagagaagacaaaaaaaccactggaatacaaaggtcaaaaaaaaatttatgtccagatacaagttttgaactcctgaagaagaggaaggagtttaatgcagcaaaaacgatcctatggaaaaaaggatataaatttatgctaaagtatccagtggtacttaaaatagttattccagggcagcaaaacagactattctaagatccggaggaagcaagaaaatttgcagaactacaaaatagacagagagaggaagatatgtcttttcttctttggcttggcttcgcggacgaagatttatggagggggtaaaaagtccacgtcagctgcaggctcgtttgtggctgacaagtccgatgcgggacaggcagacacgattgcagcggttgcaggggaaaattggtgggttgggtgttgggtttttcctcctttgccttttgtcagtgaggtaggctctgcggtcttcttcaaaggaggttgctgcccgccaaactgtgaggcgccaagatgcacggtttgaggcgatatcagcccactggcggtggtcaatgtggcaggcaccaagagatttctttaggcagtccttgtaccttttctttggtgcacctctgtcacggtggccagtggagagctcgccatataacacgatcttgggaaggcgatggtcctccattctggagacgtgacccatccagcgcagctggatcttcagcagcgtggactcgatgctgtcgacctctgccatctcgagtacttcgacgttagggatgtaagcgctccaatggatgttgaggatggagcggagacaacgctggtggaagcgttctaggagccgtaggtggtgccggtagaggacccatgattcggagccgaacaggagtgtgggtatgacaacggctctgtatacgcttatctttgtgaggtttttcagttggttgtttttccagactcttttgtgtagtcttccaaaggcgctatttgccttggcgagtctgttgtctatctcattgtcgatccttgcatccgatgaaatggtgcagccgagataggtaaactggttgaccgttttgagttttgtgtgcccgatggagatgtgggggggctggtaatcatggtggggagctggctgatggaggacctcagttttcttcaggctgacttccaggccaaacattttggcagtttccgcaaagcaggacgtcaagcgctgaagagctggctctgaatgggcaactaaagcggcgtcgtctgcaaagagtagttcacgcacaagtttctcttgtgtcttggtgtgagcttgcaggcgcctcagattgaagagactgccatccgtgcggtaccggatgtaaacagcgtcttcattgttggggtctttcatggcttggttcagcatcatgctgaagaagattgaaaagagggttggtgccagaacacagccttgcttcacgccattgttaatggagaagggttcagagagctcattgctgtatctgacccgaccttgttggttttcgtgcagttggataatcatgttgaggaactttgggggacatccgatgcgctctagtatttgccaaagccctttcctgctcacggtgtcgaaggctttggtgaggtcaacaaaggtgatgtagagtcctttgttttgttctctgcatttttcttggagctgtctgagggcaaagaccatgtcagtagttcctctgtttgcgcgaaagccgcactgtgattctgggagaatattctcggcgacactaggtattattctatttagtagaatcctagcgaagattttgcctgcaatggagagcaacgtgatacccctgtagtttgagcagtctgatttctcgcctttgtttttgtacagggtgatgatagtggcatcacgaagatcctgaggcagtttaccttggtcccaacaaagcttgaaaaactcatgcagtttggcatgcagagttttgccgccagccttccagacttctggggggattccatccatacctgctgctttgccacttttcagttgttcgattgcctccacggcctcccccctccacggcctccccctccacggcctccccctccacggcctccccctccacggcctccccctccacggcctccccctccacggcctccccctccacggcctccccctccacggcctccccctccacggcctccccctccacggcctccccctccacggcctccccctccacggcctccccctccacggcctccccctccacggcctccccctccacggcctccccctccacggcctccccctccacggcctccccctccacggcctccccctccacggcctccccctccacggcctccccctccacggcctccccctccacggcctccccctccacggcctccccctccacggcctccccctccacggcctccccctccacggcctccccctccacggcctccccctccacggcctccccctccacggcctccccctccacggcctccccctccacggcctccccctccacggcctccccctccacggcctccccctccacggcctccccctccacggcctccccctccacggcctccccctccacggcctccccctccacggcctccccctccacggcctccccctccacggcctccccctccacggcctccccctccacggcctccccctccacggcctccccctccacggcctccccctccacggcctccccctccacggcctccccctccacggcctccccctccacggcctccccctccacggcctccccctccacggcctccccctccacggcctccccctccacggcctccccctccacggcctccccctccacggcctccccctccacggcctccccctccacggcctccccctccacggcctccc of the Narcine bancroftii isolate sNarBan1 chromosome 4, sNarBan1.hap1, whole genome shotgun sequence genome contains:
- the LOC138761545 gene encoding endothelial zinc finger protein induced by tumor necrosis factor alpha-like isoform X1, producing the protein MNPFQCSDCGKNFKWSSQLTKHRRVHTGERPFTCPECGKGFSMLSSLEIHRRVHTGERPFTCPECGKGFAQIPNLLTHQRVHTGEKPFACPECEVAFTNRSNLEIHRRVHTGERPFTCTDCGKGFTRTSSLLAHQRVHTGEKPFICLECGKCFTHTSNLRAHQRVHTGERPFICPECGKCFTESSHLRRHQRGHTGERPFTCPECGKGFTQSGHLQRHQRVHSGERPFICAECGKGFTQYSNLLIHQRVHTGERPFTCSDCGKGFTHSSQVLIHQRVHSGERPFVCPECGKGFAQSSSLLTHQRAHTGERPFTCSWCGKSFTQTSHLLRHQRVHARERPFTCSECGKEFTQLNNLVKHQQVHTENLQSVEYLKITH